A DNA window from Xiphias gladius isolate SHS-SW01 ecotype Sanya breed wild chromosome 3, ASM1685928v1, whole genome shotgun sequence contains the following coding sequences:
- the trim35-12 gene encoding E3 ubiquitin-protein ligase TRIM35, translated as MALRPRASSQPGKLSFLQSPKVASALRPRAVSSRSSSVLEEELSCPVCCEIFKEPVVLKCSHSFCRACLQQFWNKKKARRECPICRRKCSLTEPTVSLALKNVADTFLREQEHKTAAAGTGAWASLTGEEAGMMEVKCSTHGEILKLFCLDDFEVLCCVCHTSKKHQGHQVCPLEEGAQDLKAELKKELIPLKKNMRHLYEAKQECDDTTVHIKNQTQATESQIKEEFEQLREFLQKEEAARLVALQQEAEEKKELLKRKSDSITRDILTFSHAIIAIENEIASSDALFLQNYANTKKRAQIPQKDPEKVSGALINVAKHVSSLKYHVWEKMVELVQYTPITLDPNTAYSWLSLSRDLTSVANSGSLQQLPGNPERFGHFVFVLGSEAFTSGRHAWEVEVGDKGDWMLGVVKGSIDRKGRISGCPEGGFWMISHYEGEYSAMTRPSTPLYPEGELTRVRVQLDYDSGEVTFSNPVRMTPIYTFNDFFTEKMYPFFCPGANINGNNPNPLKICPAKVAVWNSATW; from the exons ATGGCGTTGCGCCCACGAGCTTCCTCCCAGCCTGGGAAACTTTCCTTCTTACAGAGTCCCAAGGTAGCTTCGGCCCTTCGGCCGCGGGCTGTTTCCTCGCGCTCAAGCTCTGTGCTGGAAGAGGAACTGTCCTGTCCTGTTTGCTGCGAGATCTTTAAGGAACCTGTGGTGCTCAAGTGCAGCCACAGCTTCTGCCGGGCCTGCCTGCAGcagttctggaacaagaagAAAGCCAGGCGCGAGTGTCCTATCTGCAGGAGGAAATGCTCCCTGACGGAGCCCACGGTCAGCCTGGCCCTGAAGAATGTGGCCGACACCTTCCTGAGGGAGCAGGAGCACAAGACGGCCGCTGCTGGGACAGGGGCATGGGCCAGCCTGACAGGGGAGGAGGCAGGGATGATGGAGGTGAAGTGCAGCACACATGGAGAAATTCTCAAGCTCTTCTGTCTAGATGACTTTGAAGtcttgtgctgtgtgtgtcacACCTCCAAGAAGCACCAGGGACACCAAGTGTGTCCCTTGGAAGAGGGAGCTCAGGACCTCAAG GCAGAGCTGAAGAAAGAGCTGATTcctctgaagaaaaacatgcGTCACCTGTATGAGGCCAAGCAGGAGTGTGATGACACAACTGTCCACATCAAG AACCAGACGCAGGCCACAGAGAGCCAGATCAAAGAGGAGTTTGAACAGCTCCGTGAGTTTTTGCAGAAGGAGGAGGCAGCACGACTGGTTGCCCTGCAGCAGGAGGCCGAGGAGAAGAAAGAGCTGTTGAAGAGGAAATCTGACAGCATCACCAGAGATATCCTCACCTTCTCACACGCTATCATTGCCATTGAGAATGAGATCGCATCCAGCGATGCTCTCTTCCTTCAG AACTATGctaacacaaagaaaag AGCACAGATCCCGCAGAAGGATCCAGAAAAAGTGTCGGGCGCTCTTATAAATGTAGCTAAGCATGTCAGTTCCCTCAAGTACCACGTGTGGGAGAAGATGGTGGAGCTGGTTCAGTACA CACCCATAACCCTGGATCCCAACACTGCCTATTCCTGGTTGTCCCTCTCCAGAGACCTGACCAGTGTGGCCAACAGTGGATCCCTGCAGCAGCTCCCGGGCAACCCTGAACGTTTTGGCCACTTTGTGTTCGTGCTGGGCTCAGAGGCCTTTACTTCGGGCCGCCACGCCTGGGAAGTGGAGGTGGGCGACAAGGGGGACTGGATGCTCGGGGTGGTCAAGGGGTCCATCGACAGGAAAGGTCGCATCTCGGGCTGTCCCGAGGGCGGCTTTTGGATGATCTCGCACTACGAGGGCGAGTACTCGGCCATGACAAGGCCCAGCACCCCACTGTACCCGGAGGGGGAGCTGACCCGAGTTAGGGTGCAGCTGGACTACGACTCTGGAGAGGTGACCTTCTCCAACCCTGTCAGAATGACACCCATCTACACCTTTAACGACTTCTTCACTGAGAAGATGTACCCCTTCTTCTGCCCTGGAGCCAACATCAATGGGAACAACCCCAACCCCCTTAAGATCTGCCCCGCCAAAGTGGCTGTGTGGAACAGTGCGACATGGTGA